One genomic window of Leptospira paudalimensis includes the following:
- a CDS encoding GNAT family N-acetyltransferase — MDEPIKIEISHSFFEFNKEEWNKLVPSDSVFQEFEFLSGLEETGNIGKSDWRPVIVSARSEAKLLGLIPSYLRKDSYGEYIFDFQWANAFHRAGIPYYPKLTVAVPFTPVTGYRILFHPELTDGEKASLGQKLLMALKEFGEREGVSSIHILFCKDEEQILSQKSGFHPRLSHQYHWFNRGFSNFEEFLSTLVKERRKSIRSERKKISETGLQIKTLTGDLIQEEHANLFYEFYKDTHSKKWGQAYLNRMFFLKMVETFRHRLLLVLASKPNGDPVGGTWNLYRDGFLYGRYWGALEHIPNLHFECCYYQLIDYAIEHKMERVEAGAQGEHKFLRGYETVPMFSSHFIYNEQGRSAIESYLEKEIKMERENIEAYNAHSPIKALREG; from the coding sequence GTGGATGAACCAATTAAGATAGAGATTTCCCATAGTTTTTTTGAATTCAACAAGGAAGAGTGGAACAAACTCGTTCCTTCTGATTCTGTCTTCCAGGAATTTGAATTTTTGTCAGGTTTGGAAGAAACAGGCAACATTGGGAAATCGGATTGGAGACCCGTCATTGTTTCCGCCAGGTCAGAAGCAAAACTTTTAGGGCTCATTCCCAGTTATTTGCGGAAAGACTCCTATGGGGAATATATCTTTGATTTCCAATGGGCCAATGCATTCCACAGGGCAGGCATTCCCTATTATCCAAAACTCACAGTTGCTGTTCCCTTTACACCTGTGACTGGATATCGGATTTTGTTCCACCCAGAACTGACGGATGGAGAAAAAGCTTCGTTAGGTCAAAAGCTTTTAATGGCTTTAAAAGAGTTTGGAGAACGAGAAGGAGTTTCTTCGATTCACATTTTATTTTGTAAGGACGAAGAACAAATCCTTTCTCAGAAATCTGGGTTTCACCCTCGTTTGTCCCACCAATACCACTGGTTCAATCGAGGGTTTTCTAATTTTGAAGAATTTTTATCTACCTTGGTTAAGGAGAGGCGTAAGTCCATTCGCAGTGAACGTAAAAAAATTTCAGAAACAGGGCTACAAATCAAAACACTTACTGGGGATCTCATTCAGGAAGAACATGCAAATCTCTTTTATGAATTTTATAAGGACACTCACAGTAAAAAATGGGGACAAGCTTACTTAAACCGAATGTTCTTTTTAAAGATGGTGGAAACCTTCCGCCATAGATTACTCCTTGTTCTTGCTTCTAAACCCAATGGAGATCCTGTAGGTGGGACTTGGAATTTATACCGAGATGGATTTTTATATGGAAGGTATTGGGGTGCATTGGAACACATACCCAATTTACATTTTGAATGTTGTTATTACCAATTGATAGATTATGCAATTGAACATAAAATGGAAAGAGTAGAAGCAGGGGCACAAGGGGAACATAAATTCCTGAGAGGGTATGAGACAGTTCCCATGTTCAGTTCTCATTTTATATACAATGAACAAGGTAGAAGTGCTATAGAATCCTATTTAGAAAAAGAGATCAAAATGGAAAGGGAAAATATTGAAGCATACAATGCACATTCACCTATCAAAGCTCTGAGGGAGGGGTAA
- the clpS gene encoding ATP-dependent Clp protease adapter ClpS: MSETKRKSYTDFNVELLEKEKQKKQLKKPNRFKVILINDDYTPQEFVVYVLAVVFRKSMEESRQIMWKAHTEGSAVCGVYSLDIARTKVEEVHKLADEAGHPLQCQLAKEE, from the coding sequence ATGTCTGAAACGAAAAGAAAGTCATATACCGATTTTAATGTTGAATTATTAGAAAAAGAAAAACAGAAAAAACAATTAAAAAAACCAAATCGTTTTAAAGTGATTTTAATTAACGATGATTATACACCTCAAGAGTTTGTTGTTTATGTTTTAGCAGTAGTTTTTCGGAAATCAATGGAAGAGTCACGTCAAATTATGTGGAAGGCACATACAGAAGGTTCTGCTGTTTGTGGGGTGTATTCATTAGACATTGCACGCACAAAAGTAGAAGAAGTACATAAATTAGCTGATGAGGCTGGTCACCCCTTACAATGCCAATTGGCAAAAGAGGAATAA